Below is a genomic region from Augochlora pura isolate Apur16 chromosome 2, APUR_v2.2.1, whole genome shotgun sequence.
TGGACATGAAACCAGATTAAATAGTTGTGTGAATGGATTTGAAGTAGGTACAGGTATTTTCCGCACTGTGGAACCTGGTGGTCTGAGGTTTTTCAGAGCTAAATGAATGCTTAAATTACCGAGCTCACAAAGCCCAAATGTTGCTAAACCCACTAAAAATCTCAGTGCACACGGACTTGTGAATAGTGGGTGATTTACATGGTATGCTACGTACGCAGTAAATAACCAATAATAGgaacaatttttgaatagGTTACGCAGTGGCATTGTTGCATGACTGAAACGATGAACAAACAGAGTTTCTAGGAGACGTTTCGCATAATGTATCGACCAACAAAGGGCTGCaacactaaaattaaaattgattagagacccttttaaattattttcggtcATATAAGCACAGCATAAACTTACTGGGCTGTTGTATCCATCTCGGATGTAACATCACCATAAAAGATCCAAGGACGCTGATATatccataaatatataattaatggaCCAGCATATTCCACAAGGAATACACCTTTCCAACTAATCTGTGGTCCAAGATCtctcaaatataattttccatcATTGATAGACAAATCTTTCAGTGTATCTGAATCTGACAAAGCTTTTCCTTTAGGATCTAGCCTTAAGCTTTGCCTATTAATATTTGGTCCTTTTTTTAACTTATGTAACTCCTCCTTGACATCCTTTATAGTGGAAGTTGGCTTCACCTGCATATAAACATCAAAGCAAACAAAAAATCAGTATGTATGGAAATGAATGTCATAAACTTGTCTCATTATAAATTCTAAGTAGTTTTGGAAGTAACAGtatacaatttctaaaaatgtttattatcaTAATCATTTCAATGTGCGAGGATTTCTCGAGGATTTTCTGAATAAATCGCAATTATGAATGCATTACACAAAAAGTTGCATTTCATACACCTTTACTCTTTTCATGTGGACTTTGACATCGTAAGTGTACATTACTTACCGATACACTAGCCACGAATGATGACGATTTTGCGGTATATACTTTTATCTAAAAGCAAAAAAAGTACGTTATTCCAAGGATAATTTTTTACGGAATATAATTCGtcgaaatgaatattatttatttcactgatAAGTACCTCCATTATCACTTGTAACTTTCTTGATAACTTGCGGCTTAACGAAGCAAAACCTTTTCACGGTGATCACGCTTCCCAGCAGACTATAACGCTGAGCGCTGAGACAGTGGTTGTGTGGCAGAGAACAGGTAAGAACTGCGGCGCTGTCATCGTTCGATCGTACGATTATAGAAATAGCTTTGAGCGAccaatgaaattcttttaatgtttcaGATTCGACATTCAACTTCGTTCACTAAGTGCCGATTAATTAAACCGCTACACAAAGTCTAGGAAAAGTAGACTTTGAACAGTTATTGTTACAGTTGTTCTCGAATATTTACACTTCAGTGCAAATACAACTAGACTGTAGTGGATATATTTTCGTGATATTTCATAACTTTAGAAGGCGAAAAGCCgtacaaaataaagaatacgctctttattttattgtagcttgaaatttctgtaaatataattgcattaaCCATCAAATGAAACAAACCTATTTTTAGgtgttttttaatatctgctcaataactttttttattcgatgatcTGTACTTAAAGAAATTAGTGTTTATCtatttttgatatattcttatttcataattaaatcatgACTCGAGGTTATAAACACGGCAGTGTGTTTCTAAACTGGTGTAATGTAATTGTAAGCTGCTACCTCCGTAACGTTTTATAAGTTGAGGAGCATCGGCGGAGTATCGACATCGATATAATTAAGAAACTGCCACatcattcttttataaatatttataatcacgACGTAAATGCATtcgaaacaagaaagaatCAAAGGTGACTTCAACGAGGTAAACTGATTTTCGATTTggtgttgtataatattcacgAACAAACTATACGAACAATgcagttttgaaaaataaaagagaaaatattctgaTAATAATGTAGAAGTGTAAGAGTGCACGGGCTGCAAAGTATAGTTagatttatcaaaaatattttctgttttacgtACTTTCTGTTTCCAATTATGTAAAAACGCGGTCATCCTATATAAGATTGTaatttggatatttttttaaatgaaacgataTAACAAAACTAAATCGTCGAAATCATTAACGTCGGCATAGCAGATGACTTTCTTATCTACGAGTTTAATCGATAAAATCAAACGTCTCCAGAAATCGTAAAGAAGTCTACGTCGCACACGCATAGATGTCGCGATCAATTCAAATCAGTGTACTGAaagtgaataatttaataaaatttactgttACAATCTCTCtcaattataacaaaatatttgcgaCAGAATCGCGTGTAAGTCAAACTGGTTCCACCTTAAATCACACCTGTGGCTTTTCGGTACTGGCCGAAGTGTTCCAAATACTGTTGTATAGTATCCAAGGGCTGGTAGATTTCAGTCATTCGGTTCTACAAAAACACCAAAAAATAACCTCGATAACACCATTAACCTCAACATCATTTTACAATGCCAATTTCAGAGTACGAATGcgaacaaaattcaattccgaTATTTAATTCCTACCTGTAAATATTGTGGAGCTTGATTCGACACTGTTGGCCCAAGAAAACCTTGCAGAAACTCCCGCATCAATTCCCACGCGCTTCCGGGAATCACGCAGGGTCTGTATTCAACCTGCGGAAGACATTAAACgatttaagtatttaaaaaacgttTAGTAATTTACGTCCGAGTGTGTAAAACGTTTCCTCCCTTTTATTTAGACTATCGGGGCATACGAATAATAGCGCGGCGCAGAACGTGAACACCTGGTACAGCGTGCTAGGCACAGAATTGGCACTTTTGCCGGGTCATTGGTTGACCAGAATGAAACGGCGGAAAAAAATGAGAATGGGTGTATCGGTATGCTCCCTCGAGCGTTGCACTTTATTCTTCCTTTAGAAGAAGGTTTCGCCGGATATAAACTGTGCACGGACAAATAATGGAGTCACTTGTACTACCATTATACACCTGTTAAACATTCAGAAGCCTCTATTTTTTACTACGTACATATATcggcaaattattaaataattttgattcgTTCGTTGATCCGACTGATTCtacgtaaatataaaattatagaaagtcaaattaaattaatagtctcataattaaaataaaatctgtttgAATTCTCTTCTGAGAGATATAGGtagtttcttatttattaatacgacgatctaaaaatattcgaggCTACAGTATAAAGAATGCGTTCTACATTCCAACGATAACAAACCTACATCCATAGATGTAGATCTGTACGTCCAACGAAACGATATGCTGCTCTCTTACTAGTTAGTCGCTCGTCCCTCTTTTCATCGCTGATCAAGATCTCCGACACTCTGTGCCAAAGGATCAGCTATCGTCTCGATCAAGATAGCCGCGGCTTTTCAACGGTAACGGTCGAAGAAAACCCCAGAGAAATCCTTGAGAAATCTTTCACTTGTCCCAACTTTTACAAGATAATCTATAAAAGTAGTCTAAGAAATATTCGGACTGtgattttaaaaagatatacatTTAGATTTGTTACAGTACTTTCCAGTTATTACAATCAGAGATATTTTCGTTCACCTGCTCTatgcttttcaaaattaatagtaCAAAATGAGTAGTTCAAAATTAATAGTAGTCTACTTGATAACAATGTCAATTGTTTGTAACGGTATCAAAGGTTGAGATAAAAAACTCAAAAAACgtaatttttagaagaatttgttTGTACATTGTCTAATAAGCTAATAATGTTTTAGATGAAGTCGAGACTTTGTAAAAGAAGCGAGACTTTCATCCCTACCAGCTGACCGCGTGCGAAGTGATGCGTCCAGATACGAAAGAATGGTCCCTCGCAGTCGCCGGAAAAGTCTCGACCGATTCGCTGTATCTTTTCATGAgatgtatatactataatgtCCCCTGCGACATTTTTCTTCCCCGGAGAAAAAAGCGGACGCCGGAGCGTAGACCGTGAGTTAGTGGTAGTCGACGGACCCCGGACGCCGTAGTATTTCTCCGGTGAAATTAATGGTGGAACCGAGGGGGGGTTTATCGTAACGTATTCGACGTCGTGGTAGGGTACAAACAGCGCCGTTACCGATACGAATGGTCGGCGGATCGCTTAGAGGCCACGTAGCCCGACACATTCCTCCGCACGAACAGCTCCGAGCCTCTCGTAGAACGGAAGTCTCGCCATTGTCGCTGTAATAGCCACTGCTTTCCCCGGCCACACGTCGTGTTTCAACCCTCTCGCTCATATCGTGACACTTCGTGAACCGGGACCAGGAGAGGAAGAAACAGATGACTCGATGTAATCCAGAGAAGCTTAGTAATCCGGCCAtttttaaacctttgcactcgaatggtgacccTTTGAGATTGTtccatcacgttccaaaatcatttttaaaccAACAAAGTGtagacttaaaaaattgttattaccgAAACTGTTGTATCAATTTCATAAGCACAAAATGCACTCTGtcgcataaaatggaaatactgtgagCCAGAGAAATGAGTgtagatttccagttaaaatggcttcgagtgcaaagagttaaattcTAGACCGCATTATTACTCTTGCGGTCCTCGACGTCGGTCCATCGCGATATTCAAAACGTTGAAATACACGTGTCAAAGTGACCCAGATGATCAACCCCCGATACTCTCCCGAGGGACGAATCTCGGAAGACCAATTAAGGCCAAACACCGACGCAAGATTCGGGAGAGCGAGGGGGGCGGGAGGAAGCGGCATCTGTTCCGTTTTAAATCGCAGTTTCGAGCCGGGTATTCGGAAGTTTTCAAACGCCTGGAAAACTTTTCTCTACCCTGGGGGGTGGTGgagttggggggggggggggggggagcagAGGCCGGAGATAATCGGTTGAATGAATAATTGCGGCAGATGTCTGGCCCGGGTGATTTTCGCGAAACTCGTTACGAGGCAGTCCGTTCCCTCGATGCGCGGACCGTGAGGAACGACCGCTATCTAATTAACCCGCGATCGAAACTTGTCAAAATACCAGAGTCCTTTACGGATGTTTTTGCGAATCGCGCGACCAATTTTTGCGTTATCGCGCGACGCCGTACGTAGAGTAgagagtaatatttaatttttacttaaaggAGCGGATGAAGTCGACTCGTCACTCTGGTCAATCGAAGCTTTAAAagtcaatatattatgtttatttatcaattattgccAATATAACTAAGACTTATTATGGATGTATTCTTATggcggaaaatatttcttggattctaatttgttataaaatatttttttagcgCATTGAATGGTGAACGGTTAATTGTTACTCACCTCGACGAGGACACCTTTGAAGTTCTGATTGATGGTGACGCTGCCGAGCTTCACGCAGAAATCGCCGATCTCGAACCGCGGCCCCTTCGACTCCATCTTCTGCATCTTGTTCGTGTAGATGCTGGACATCTTGTACATGAGGAGGTCGAACAGGCCGTCCGCTATCAACGGAACCACTTTATTTCCGGATTCGAGGATGGCGAACACCGAGGCCGGTTGCTCGGAGTTGTGGAGAACGTGCAGAGTTCTCTGGACACCTGGAACAAGCGGTCGTCGATTTATAAAACAGAAGGtctttataattgttttaacactttaccggtACCGGTAaaggcaaccaataatttgctatctattaCCGAGGTATTatcgtataatttaaaaaatattagatacctctTGCAGTtagtttaaacaaaaaattatttacagactCGTCAACTGTTCCCCGCCACGACTTGCAGTTAGCTCAACGTAATGAAAGTCAAACGCTGGTATCGACCAGAAACAATTTGTTTAGGACGACGTTTCACTGGTTCCATAAAATATGTAagttaatatcaattttcattaaaatcaatgtacatgaCTAGAGCCTGGCAACtaagtgtatattatatagacgAGTATAATATGATCTAAACGACGTccatataatacaaatataatataaaatctataatctaatataatatgaaaaatacatatttcttctattacaCTGTTTCAGTTTAGTCATCCCtgatttttcaacgaatttgGAAACCCTTCCATGCTCGCCCAACACGCCGAACACCCTTCTATCGAACAAACAAGTCAAGATCGCGGTAAGTACTGATTCAATCTCAGTTCTAAATAGAAGAGCATCGTACTTGCGAAATTACCGATGGATtcgtgaaaagaaaaaaaatgggaTCTCATGCATAGAGAGCCGCAATGGGAGCACGGAATCGCGCGCTTAGTATGCTCGAAGTTGTTTCTGTTTACACCCCCGACGTGCACGCGCATATAACGCGGGCGACCCGGCGAAACTTCGTCGCAACTTGAAGTTTCAGCCGCCCCGTTCAACTTTCAGTTGGGTCGTAACGTTGTCAAGCTGCGCGTTGAATCCTCCGGGCAGAACTATATCCGCATCGCCTGGTCACGTCTTCTATCCTGATCCTCCCCAGTCTTGTATCAATAAACTCCGATTTCCTTGGACAACCGGTTTCGGCCAGATAATGCCCGCCGTTCCATCGTTCCGCCTTTTCTCACGAGTTTTTTTTCTCGTAAAATTGAAACTgggttaaaattaaaatgtcggACATAGTAGACTAGACTgtcgtaaattaattaatgtattagcttcgttttatattttggtaataatataCCGCGGTATAAGATGATTAGTTTCTTGAGTGAGGTACAGGCTCCGCGACAAGTATGGTTGTTTAATTCCTGGCACTATGATATCTTTTAAAACTGCATTGATTAGATTTAACTGCAAATTATTAAGgacttttttgtttttaataatttgcttGATGCGAGGATTTTGAAAGAGGATTTTTGTTACGCGATCGTCTTCATTCAACGAGAGCaaatttaaacagaaattcgtTCCAGTGAAcctaaaatttcaaaacatttttatcgtctAAATACCAATTTCCAATACTCAAATTCTAcctgtttaaatatttcagtcgAAATCTCGATTCAATTAAACCTCATCGACCCAAGTTAACCTCAACCTAGTACAACTCAGTGTTAATCTCCGCCGCGAATATTTTTCCGCGCCGAGATTCGGCCGCGGGAATCCGTTCGAAaatcccggcgcggcgcgggtaCGGTGGTCGATATTTTATCATGGACGTGTCTCGTAACCACGGCGGCaggattcgcgcgcgcgctcgcgagctaTCGCAGGACGATAAATTCAATCGTGGGTACGCGATGCGTGTTAATTCGTTGCAGCGGGCTACGGGCGGCCGGAGAACGCGGCTGATTTATCGGCCAAATAATTCGCCCGGTCCCCCCCTTGTTTCTCGTACGGGGTAACgcttcattaataatttctcgcgGCGGTGATACGCGCGTTGCGAGCGCGCGGGCTCGGACCCGCCGAAATTGGATCAGCGGCGGCAGACCGGCCGGAACAAAGACAGGGCCGCTCGATGAgatttaattacgaatttaaagaaattactcAACGAGAGTAATTAACGGCCGCGACGCTAAAGTGAGAAAGGAATCGATTCGCTAATTCTTATAcgtgatttttcaaattaacgCGAAACGTCGCAGTGGCGCGGAACGCGAACGATTTGTCACGTTTCTTCGTTGAAAGCGACACAGATGGTACAAAGCACGGCGGGAAATCGCGATCGGACAAACTCGCGGATAAAAATCGAAAGGCTGTCGGCGATCTCGCGACCGGGCTTTATCTCGTAATTCGTCGCTAACCGCTGTTTTTTATGAAGCCTGTTTCACGGCTGTCGGACGCGCGCAGTTCGATAACGAGCCCCCGCAATCGCTGGCCGCGCTGGCTGCGAGCGCGAGCGCCGATCGAATAAACCCGATACCCTCGATTACGGTCGCCGTCTAATGGTCGATGGTCACTCGTGGCTCTCTACCCTTTGACCTTCGTTACGGCGATCCTTACCCCTAACGTAAATTATGGAAGCGCGGATAATAAATCTCGTGGCAAAACGCGGCGTCGACGGCACACAGTTTCGATTGTAGAGCGCAGTTTTCCgacatattatttcatatttatggaCATATAGGatacaatattaaccctttcgctacggggTCAATTACTTAGTAGTTGACACTGAGGTACGGAATGGTACGAAGTAGAAGTCTTGTTCTCTaaaacaatgatatttattatatttagtaacaccattttcgaaaatattaggtctaccagagaattattattaatcacgAATCGCCATCACGCTGGCAAGAGCACAAGCTATGattcaattattacaataatacaataaacattaggtgcatacaaaatttattcctttctttcgttctttttaagaacaaaCAGAATCTTCCGGTAATATAACAGTTTGTaatcacaatttattttatttataatattatctattgACCAATCGCTGAATGTTAGGTATTTAAGATCTGTTGTAGAACGAATTCAAAGATTACCCAACACAAATGGTTCGCGAGGAAACGGAGCTGACATATGGGGCGATTGTACGTTTTAACAGCTTTCGGTGGGAGTCGAACAGTTTCATTACTCGTCGATTGACACAGCGGTCGTAAAACGCCGAGTATCACGTTCGCGACGGTTAATCAACCGTGGCGAAAGTAGCATCGGGAACGCCGCATTAATCTCATAATTATCgcgacattatttattaaacgatgCCGCCCCGAACCGTAAAGTATACGACCGCATAAATCGCAGGACACGGACTATAAAACGTCGGCGGCTTACGGAAAAACATAATACACGTCGAGATGTATCTTTTATTGGGCGAGTGGTGCGATTCTTTCGCAATGCGCCCAGTTCGTGCTTTACCGCGACGCGGATTTAACCCCTTAGGCACGGCCGGcgaatgtaatttttcattactgaattaccattttcttaatgtatatacattttttatacactttaatcgtttattttaataattaataatacaatcgaGTGACGcgcgaaacatccgcgaaagccgcCATAATTGCCCGACGTGCCTAAGGGTTTAAACGtggatttaaccctttcggtgccGGAGAacaatatatcgttgttggttGCTCtagcaaaaatattgtttttttaatatttccaccaagttattttattttttctttctcctcccTTCTCGAGTTTGGTTATTAACAGGCTAGATCGAACGAGTTTTatacatttcgctcagatgcACGCGATCAGTTTGGTCGgcactgaaagggttaaacgaacTATTATCGACAAAACGATTTTCTACGATAACCTCATCAACAGTGAACAGTGCGTTCTGCGAACGGAAGGGCGCATCCACGAAGGACGCGGCGTGCAAATCGGACTCGCGAATCGCGGACCAGGGATCGTCGATCCGATTGATATTTGTTTCGTTGCATCGGTAAGACGTTATCGGCCGGGGCTGGCCTGGGGTGGGGGAAGGGTGATCCACGCGCGAGCAGCAACGGGGTGGCGTAGCAGATTTGCGGCTCCTGCGGCGCCTGTGCATCCCCGTGCAGCAGCGGTGCATACGCGCGCGATGCAGACGATGCGGAATGCGGCATGCGGCGCCGTCACAGGACCGTATACGATCGCTCCGGTGTGTGCGAATTAGCCCAGAAAGCGGacacgcgcgctcgcgcgccaACGGGGGGTATGAGGGGTACGAGGTTCGTCGGAGAAACACGTTTCTAATCAGCCTGTTCGTTAATCCGAAACGCGGACTCCCCGTGCGGCTCGCATTGTTTTCCACGAATTACAAGCGGAAATAGGTCACTGTCGAAAACCGCACGCGGCCGTGGATATCCACGCCGCTTTCTATCCGTGCTCTCTATCGATGAGGCGCGTCGAGTTTTTCGCGGCGCCGGCGACAACCTTCTCGAATCCCAAACCAGGATTTCACGTTTTCGAAAATCGGctgttaatttgaaataatcgaaagccgtgttaattttgattttatcgaTGGTATAGTCAAAAATCGAAAGCcgtgttaattttaattttctcgacgGTATAGTCAAAAATCCAAAGCcgtgttaattttaattttttcgacgGTATAGTCAAAAATCGAAAGCcgtgttaattttaattttttcgacgGTATAGTCAAAAATTGAAAGCcgtgttaattttaattttctcgacgGTACAGTCAAAA
It encodes:
- the LOC144478538 gene encoding very-long-chain enoyl-CoA reductase encodes the protein MEIKVYTAKSSSFVASVSVKPTSTIKDVKEELHKLKKGPNINRQSLRLDPKGKALSDSDTLKDLSINDGKLYLRDLGPQISWKGVFLVEYAGPLIIYLWIYQRPWIFYGDVTSEMDTTAHVAALCWSIHYAKRLLETLFVHRFSHATMPLRNLFKNCSYYWLFTAYVAYHVNHPLFTSPCALRFLVGLATFGLCELGNLSIHLALKNLRPPGSTVRKIPVPTSNPFTQLFNLVSCPNYTYEIGSWIGFTIMTSCLPAALFTFAGAYQMAMWALGKQKAYKKEFPNYPKGRKAIFPFVL
- the LOC144477029 gene encoding mediator of RNA polymerase II transcription subunit 20-like, whose product is MGVTVLQQYPMIENRTGPQTIEFLTKRVVALGAVQTGQFLVDCETYVSVPQLGVQRTLHVLHNSEQPASVFAILESGNKVVPLIADGLFDLLMYKMSSIYTNKMQKMESKGPRFEIGDFCVKLGSVTINQNFKGVLVEVEYRPCVIPGSAWELMREFLQGFLGPTVSNQAPQYLQNRMTEIYQPLDTIQQYLEHFGQYRKATGVI